One stretch of Novosphingobium pentaromativorans US6-1 DNA includes these proteins:
- a CDS encoding GH36-type glycosyl hydrolase domain-containing protein: MTADQRHFLRLLARKTWFFFETFAGPDDNWLPPDNYQGEPHEETAHRTSPTNIGMLLLSTAAAWDLGYIGRKELATRTRNILDSLNQLERYRGHFYNWYDTMSLRPLEPRYVSTVDSGNLALSLIGYAEALRQAADVKQLEPQRWDGLNDVLALLDSALAVVDATEAREDIAEICDRLMILRSNPDSRRAQLESMLQSDVPRLEAHVAAAVAPPNAVPVETLRELHAWIDRFRQQVRTMMRDLDAPGQGEEDFEAMAAETAALAYGMDFAPLYCAERGLFHIGYNASSGKIDQHYYDLLASEARIASFFAIAKGDVPVEHWFHLGRPITRSGRRIGLISWNGSMFEYLMPRLFLRGEPETLLFESERTAVRIQRTYGDRHGVPWGISESAYASRDPDHRYRYQAFGVPGLGLRRGLARDMVVAPYASALALAVSPAEAAGNLAELSRHGAGGRFGLFEAADFTPARRASGERFAPVAAYMAHHQGMILCAIANVLGDDVLVHRLLRDSRLNLVSLLLSERLPTELPAEIERLEELERPSEEERSAQPIGSWEPPTSALFPQVLLLGNGRLSSWISEGGGGGLRWHGQALTRFAPDVTRDADGFWIYVADDETGALWSATRQPTRAKPDEYRAVFHPHMAEFHRRDNGVELRMETGVAAGDDIEIRRIVIADESGRPRSLRLTSYAEVVLAPPLEDERHPAFSKLFVTSDRIPHLGGLMLSRRPRSPREAPPVLLHFALGPDGPIQGAGFESDRRIFVGRGNDPQRPAGATADLGGGSGCTLDPVAALQVKLDLAPYERREIYFLTVAAASPESATEIAERHLTPVSVDWALRDAALETGRAVRHLRLGPRSLRRAQTLGSLLIHSNGALRANSPGARANRLGQPSLWGMALSGDLPIVLLQTVQSSGEMLEELVGAHQFWCRMGLETDLVVLQSGGSAYIEPLRDEVLESLRNIGAIEMLGRKGGIHLLFSDQIGSDQVHLLEAVAAVALDEAQGSLAEQLDLASVRPSPLPLFIPSMPEYDTADRAGERPVDLLFDNGIGGFSADGRNYVIHLEAGESTPAPWSNILANDDFGCLVTEAGGGFSWAINSGENRLTPWTNDPVTDRPTEIVYLRDEETAAVWSVTPAPAGHDTATRIRHGAGYSEWRKCSHGLDQELLVFVPTDAPVKIMRLRIRNQLYHHRRLTATSYVEWLLGSLPSMARPHVRCGYDAGTEALLAYNRWNPDFADRVAFLTASRKSHGFTTDRQEFLGFEADLARPAGLGRWGLSGDISGGLDPCAAYQVHLDLAPGETEDVVFVLGQGRDESEALALAGRWRDPEQVERALHQLHEHWDILLGAVEVRTPDPAFDLMVNRWLPYQSLSSRILARTGFYQASGAIGFRDQLQDVLAFLHSDPRRVRDHILLCAAHQFEEGDVLHWWHPPSDRGVRTRCSDDMLWLPYAVGTYVSATGDLSILHERLPFLDAPPLAAGEEDRYASFERTVTREPLIDHCERALERALVEGVHGLPLIGGGDWNDGMNRIGQAGRGESVWLAWFASVTAEAMADLNSRVGRGGEAERWRKRSRELCRSAEEAGWDGSWYRRAYDDSGHPWGSAQSEECRIDSISQSWAAFAGADPARVDMALASAFTELVDEKHRIARLLWPPFDRALHDPGYIKAYPPGIRENGGQYTHAAAWLGLALARTGKPDAAMDIFQMLSPIGRTASRASAEHYRGEPYVVAGDISAGEQHGGRSGWTWYTGSAAWTWRFAVEGMLGLSLVDGRIRFDPCIPSGWPGYEARIRRPHGTLKVRVERVDGGLDERLDLNVGGESHPRSEIDFPDDGSERNVTVRVRGGTTGTEKYSSPFAGVVE; the protein is encoded by the coding sequence TTGACTGCGGACCAGCGTCATTTTCTGCGACTGCTCGCGCGCAAGACGTGGTTCTTCTTCGAAACCTTTGCCGGTCCCGACGACAACTGGCTCCCGCCCGACAACTACCAGGGCGAACCCCATGAGGAGACTGCGCACCGCACCTCTCCCACTAATATCGGAATGTTGCTGCTTTCGACCGCCGCGGCCTGGGATCTCGGTTATATCGGACGCAAGGAGCTGGCGACCCGCACGCGTAATATCCTCGACAGTCTCAACCAGTTGGAACGGTACCGCGGTCACTTCTACAACTGGTACGACACGATGAGCCTGAGGCCACTCGAGCCGCGGTATGTATCGACGGTTGACAGCGGCAATCTCGCCCTGAGCCTGATCGGCTATGCCGAAGCGCTGCGCCAGGCGGCTGACGTCAAGCAGTTGGAGCCGCAAAGATGGGACGGTCTGAACGACGTGCTCGCACTGCTCGACTCTGCACTGGCGGTCGTGGATGCAACCGAGGCTCGCGAGGACATCGCCGAAATCTGCGACCGATTGATGATTCTGAGGAGCAATCCGGATTCGCGCCGTGCGCAGCTTGAGTCGATGCTACAGTCCGACGTTCCCCGACTGGAGGCGCATGTAGCCGCTGCGGTGGCGCCGCCGAATGCCGTGCCCGTCGAAACCCTTCGCGAACTGCACGCCTGGATCGATCGCTTTCGGCAGCAAGTCAGAACCATGATGCGGGACCTCGATGCACCGGGGCAGGGGGAAGAGGATTTCGAAGCCATGGCCGCAGAAACGGCAGCTCTGGCATACGGGATGGATTTCGCGCCGCTTTACTGTGCCGAGCGCGGCCTGTTCCACATCGGCTACAATGCCAGTTCCGGCAAAATCGACCAGCACTACTACGACCTGCTCGCCTCCGAGGCGCGGATCGCCAGCTTCTTCGCGATCGCCAAGGGAGATGTGCCGGTCGAACACTGGTTTCATCTCGGCCGACCGATCACGCGCAGCGGTCGCCGCATCGGGCTGATCTCCTGGAACGGCTCGATGTTCGAATATTTGATGCCGCGCCTGTTCCTGCGCGGCGAGCCGGAAACGCTTCTTTTTGAGAGCGAGCGCACGGCCGTCCGCATCCAGCGAACCTATGGCGACCGGCATGGCGTTCCCTGGGGCATATCGGAATCCGCCTACGCTTCCCGCGATCCCGATCATCGCTATCGTTACCAGGCATTCGGTGTTCCCGGACTCGGCCTGAGACGTGGTCTGGCCCGCGATATGGTCGTGGCACCCTACGCATCGGCTCTGGCGCTTGCGGTGTCACCGGCCGAGGCCGCAGGCAACCTGGCCGAGTTGTCGCGGCACGGGGCCGGGGGACGGTTCGGGTTGTTCGAAGCGGCGGACTTTACCCCGGCACGGCGAGCATCCGGCGAGCGCTTCGCGCCTGTCGCCGCCTATATGGCGCACCACCAGGGAATGATCCTTTGCGCGATTGCCAATGTACTGGGCGACGATGTCCTGGTGCATCGCCTTTTGCGGGACTCTCGCCTGAACCTCGTTTCATTGTTGCTGAGCGAGCGTCTTCCGACCGAACTGCCCGCCGAGATCGAGCGGCTGGAAGAACTTGAACGGCCAAGCGAGGAAGAGAGGAGCGCTCAGCCGATCGGTTCGTGGGAGCCGCCCACGTCTGCGCTGTTCCCGCAAGTCCTGCTGCTTGGCAACGGGCGGCTTTCGAGCTGGATATCGGAAGGCGGTGGAGGAGGACTGCGCTGGCACGGCCAGGCGCTGACACGGTTCGCGCCAGATGTGACGCGCGACGCGGATGGCTTCTGGATATATGTCGCCGATGACGAGACCGGCGCCCTGTGGTCGGCGACGCGGCAACCGACCCGGGCAAAGCCGGATGAATACCGAGCGGTCTTCCATCCTCACATGGCCGAGTTTCATCGCCGTGACAACGGAGTGGAATTGCGCATGGAGACCGGCGTGGCCGCCGGCGACGATATTGAAATACGCCGTATCGTCATTGCCGACGAGAGCGGCAGGCCGCGTTCGCTGCGTCTCACGAGTTATGCAGAAGTCGTGCTTGCGCCGCCGCTCGAGGATGAGCGGCACCCAGCCTTCAGCAAGCTCTTTGTGACGAGCGATCGCATCCCGCATCTGGGCGGGCTCATGCTTTCCCGGCGGCCGCGCAGTCCGCGCGAAGCCCCGCCCGTGTTGTTGCACTTTGCGCTCGGGCCTGACGGGCCGATCCAGGGCGCGGGGTTCGAGTCCGACCGGCGCATATTTGTCGGACGTGGAAACGATCCGCAACGGCCGGCGGGGGCTACGGCCGATCTCGGCGGCGGCAGCGGTTGCACGCTCGACCCGGTCGCCGCGCTGCAGGTCAAACTGGATCTCGCCCCTTACGAGCGCCGTGAAATATACTTTCTCACGGTCGCGGCGGCGAGCCCGGAATCCGCGACGGAGATCGCGGAGCGCCATCTAACCCCGGTGTCAGTCGATTGGGCCTTGCGGGACGCCGCACTGGAGACGGGACGGGCGGTTCGGCATCTGCGCCTGGGACCGCGCAGCCTGCGCCGTGCCCAGACGCTCGGATCGCTGCTGATCCACTCCAACGGCGCGCTTCGGGCAAATTCGCCAGGCGCTCGCGCCAATCGGCTGGGTCAACCATCCCTGTGGGGAATGGCGCTATCCGGCGATCTTCCGATCGTTCTGCTGCAAACCGTGCAAAGCAGCGGCGAGATGCTCGAGGAGCTTGTGGGCGCCCACCAGTTTTGGTGCCGCATGGGCCTCGAAACCGACCTCGTCGTCCTGCAGTCCGGCGGGTCGGCCTACATCGAACCCCTGCGCGACGAAGTGCTCGAGTCACTGCGCAATATCGGCGCGATCGAAATGCTCGGACGCAAGGGCGGCATCCACCTGTTGTTCTCCGACCAGATCGGCTCCGATCAGGTCCACTTGCTCGAGGCCGTCGCGGCCGTCGCGCTCGACGAGGCGCAAGGCAGCCTGGCGGAGCAACTGGATCTGGCCAGTGTGAGGCCCAGTCCATTGCCGCTCTTTATTCCCTCCATGCCGGAATATGACACGGCGGACCGGGCCGGAGAGAGACCGGTCGATCTGCTGTTCGACAACGGCATCGGCGGATTTTCCGCAGATGGCAGGAACTATGTGATTCATCTCGAAGCGGGGGAATCCACGCCTGCGCCGTGGTCCAACATTCTTGCCAATGACGATTTCGGCTGTCTGGTCACCGAAGCCGGCGGCGGTTTTTCCTGGGCGATAAACAGCGGCGAAAACAGGCTCACACCGTGGACGAACGACCCGGTTACGGACAGACCGACCGAGATAGTCTATCTCCGCGACGAGGAAACTGCGGCAGTCTGGAGCGTGACACCCGCACCTGCGGGTCATGACACGGCAACCCGGATCCGCCATGGCGCGGGCTACAGCGAATGGCGCAAATGCTCGCACGGGCTGGATCAGGAACTGCTCGTCTTCGTGCCCACCGACGCTCCGGTGAAGATCATGCGCCTGCGCATACGCAATCAATTATACCATCATCGGCGCCTGACCGCGACCAGCTATGTCGAATGGTTGCTCGGATCACTGCCCAGCATGGCCCGTCCCCATGTGCGGTGCGGTTATGACGCCGGCACCGAGGCGCTCCTGGCTTACAATCGGTGGAATCCGGACTTCGCCGATCGGGTCGCCTTCCTCACCGCAAGCAGGAAATCTCACGGCTTCACGACGGACCGGCAGGAATTTCTGGGCTTCGAGGCCGATCTGGCCCGCCCTGCCGGTCTCGGTCGCTGGGGCCTGAGCGGCGACATCTCGGGCGGGCTTGATCCCTGCGCCGCCTATCAGGTCCACCTAGACCTCGCTCCGGGCGAGACCGAGGATGTCGTCTTCGTTCTTGGGCAGGGCAGGGACGAGTCCGAGGCCCTGGCGCTGGCCGGACGCTGGCGCGATCCCGAACAGGTGGAACGGGCGCTGCACCAGCTTCACGAGCATTGGGACATCTTGCTCGGCGCAGTCGAGGTGCGCACACCCGATCCGGCGTTCGATCTCATGGTCAATCGCTGGCTTCCCTATCAGAGCCTCTCGTCGCGAATTCTTGCCCGCACCGGCTTCTACCAGGCGAGCGGTGCAATTGGTTTTCGCGACCAGCTGCAGGATGTCCTCGCCTTCTTGCACAGCGATCCGCGGCGCGTTCGCGACCATATCCTGCTTTGCGCGGCCCACCAGTTCGAAGAAGGCGACGTGCTCCACTGGTGGCATCCTCCCTCCGATCGCGGCGTTCGAACTCGTTGCAGCGACGACATGCTATGGCTTCCCTATGCCGTCGGGACCTATGTCTCGGCGACCGGCGACCTATCCATTCTTCACGAACGGTTGCCCTTCCTTGACGCACCGCCTCTCGCCGCAGGAGAAGAGGATAGATACGCATCTTTCGAACGCACCGTTACCCGCGAGCCGCTCATCGATCATTGCGAGCGGGCTCTGGAACGCGCTCTGGTCGAAGGGGTCCATGGACTGCCTCTGATCGGCGGGGGCGACTGGAACGACGGCATGAACAGGATCGGACAGGCCGGCCGAGGCGAGAGTGTCTGGCTGGCTTGGTTCGCCTCGGTCACGGCCGAAGCCATGGCGGACCTCAATTCGCGCGTCGGCCGCGGAGGCGAGGCCGAACGGTGGCGCAAGCGTTCGCGGGAACTCTGCCGGAGCGCGGAAGAAGCCGGATGGGACGGTTCTTGGTATCGCCGCGCCTACGATGACAGCGGTCACCCGTGGGGTTCGGCGCAGAGCGAGGAATGCAGGATCGATTCGATCTCGCAGTCATGGGCCGCTTTCGCCGGCGCCGATCCGGCGCGAGTGGACATGGCCCTTGCTTCGGCATTCACTGAACTCGTCGATGAGAAGCATCGAATTGCGAGACTGCTGTGGCCTCCATTCGATCGCGCGCTGCACGATCCGGGCTATATCAAGGCCTATCCGCCCGGAATTCGGGAGAATGGTGGGCAATACACGCATGCGGCCGCATGGCTCGGTCTTGCCCTTGCCAGAACCGGCAAGCCGGATGCGGCGATGGACATATTCCAGATGCTCAGCCCGATTGGGCGCACCGCCAGCCGCGCCAGCGCCGAGCATTACCGCGGGGAGCCCTATGTCGTGGCCGGTGACATTTCGGCCGGAGAACAGCACGGCGGGCGCAGCGGCTGGACCTGGTATACCGGTTCCGCCGCGTGGACATGGCGTTTCGCCGTCGAAGGCATGCTCGGCCTGAGCCTGGTCGATGGGCGGATTCGCTTCGACCCCTGCATTCCATCGGGCTGGCCCGGTTACGAGGCGAGGATCAGGCGCCCGCACGGAACATTGAAGGTGCGCGTCGAGAGGGTGGATGGTGGCTTGGACGAGCGGCTGGACTTGAATGTCGGCGGCGAAAGCCATCCCCGGTCCGAGATCGATTTCCCCGATGACGGTAGCGAAAGAAACGTGACAGTGCGGGTGAGAGGCGGCACGACGGGGACGGAAAAGTATTCCAGCCCGTTCGCCGGAGTAGTCGAATGA
- a CDS encoding alpha-ketoacid dehydrogenase subunit beta: MNEQAPDRMTYREACRQAIRDALIRDPRCFVMGEDVGLYGGCYAVTKGLLEEFGPERIRDTPLAESVITGAGIGAAIGGLRPVVEIMTCNFSLLALDQIVNNAATIAHMSGGQFAVPLVIRMATGGGRQLAAQHSHSLEGWYAHIPGITVLAPGTIEDARLMLAAALADPNPVLIFEHVVLYNAEGELDPAITSVDIRKARIRREGRDLTILTYGGSLPKALAAAGELAAAGIEAEIVDLRVLRPLDNETIYASVGRTRRCVIVDEGWRSGSLSAELAARLAEDLFFELDAPIRRVCTREVPIPYAAHMEDAALPQVADIVEAARGLVRPE; encoded by the coding sequence GTGAACGAACAGGCACCTGATCGCATGACCTATCGGGAGGCTTGCCGACAGGCGATCCGCGACGCGCTCATCCGCGATCCTCGTTGCTTCGTCATGGGCGAGGATGTCGGTCTCTACGGCGGCTGCTATGCCGTGACCAAAGGTTTGCTCGAGGAATTCGGGCCGGAACGCATTCGTGACACACCCCTTGCCGAAAGCGTTATCACGGGAGCCGGGATTGGCGCCGCCATCGGCGGATTGCGTCCTGTCGTCGAGATCATGACCTGCAATTTCAGCCTGCTGGCGCTCGACCAGATCGTGAACAATGCCGCCACTATTGCGCACATGTCTGGCGGGCAGTTCGCGGTGCCGCTGGTCATCCGGATGGCAACCGGCGGCGGCAGGCAACTCGCTGCGCAGCATTCGCACAGCCTGGAAGGCTGGTATGCGCATATTCCGGGCATCACGGTGCTGGCTCCCGGCACGATCGAGGATGCGCGCCTTATGCTTGCCGCAGCACTCGCTGACCCTAACCCTGTTTTGATCTTCGAGCACGTCGTGCTCTACAATGCCGAAGGCGAACTCGATCCCGCCATCACGTCAGTCGATATCCGCAAGGCCAGGATACGCCGGGAAGGCAGGGACCTGACGATCCTGACCTACGGCGGCAGTCTGCCCAAGGCGCTGGCCGCCGCAGGAGAACTGGCGGCAGCGGGCATAGAGGCGGAGATCGTCGATCTGCGCGTCCTGCGTCCTCTCGACAATGAGACCATCTATGCTTCGGTCGGCCGCACCCGGCGCTGCGTGATCGTCGACGAGGGCTGGCGCAGCGGCTCGCTGTCTGCCGAACTTGCCGCCCGTCTTGCAGAAGACCTGTTCTTCGAGCTCGACGCGCCGATCCGCCGGGTCTGCACCCGCGAAGTGCCGATTCCCTACGCAGCGCACATGGAGGACGCGGCCCTGCCGCAGGTGGCGGACATCGTCGAGGCCGCGCGGGGCTTGGTAAGGCCGGAATGA
- a CDS encoding acyl carrier protein, with the protein MTQAEIRKLILTELSGIAPEADLSSLADDEELREVLDLDSMDFLNFLTALHEATGVDIPEADYGKLATLGDAIDYLGK; encoded by the coding sequence GTGACCCAGGCTGAAATCCGCAAGCTCATACTGACCGAGCTTTCAGGCATCGCGCCCGAGGCCGATCTTTCCTCCCTTGCCGACGATGAGGAACTGCGCGAAGTTCTTGATCTCGATTCCATGGATTTCCTCAATTTCTTAACCGCGCTGCATGAGGCGACGGGCGTGGATATTCCGGAAGCCGACTACGGAAAGCTTGCCACTCTGGGCGATGCGATCGACTATCTGGGCAAATGA
- the pdhA gene encoding pyruvate dehydrogenase (acetyl-transferring) E1 component subunit alpha → MSAKLMIDRSHGQHLFREMLRIRRFEAKCMELYQAQTIRGFLHLYDGQEAVAVGIMQALDERDAVVATYRDHGHAIARGLGMGPIMAEMYGKLEGCSRGRGGSMHLFDRASRFLGGNAIVGGGLPLAVGTAMADQQLHPGAATVCFFGEGAAGEGEFHESMNLAALWKLPVLFVCENNLYAMGVPLEVAEADTEIIHKAKGYNMPGEQVDGMNPVAVEVAARRAVESIRAGNGPWFLECRTYRFRAHSMFDAQQYRTKEEVAHWKERDPIVRMQAWLLEAHLMTPAELDEIEAAVDTEVAAAVAFAEAGTWESVDELERFVTMDEVPS, encoded by the coding sequence ATGAGCGCGAAGCTGATGATCGACCGCAGTCACGGTCAGCATCTCTTTCGCGAGATGCTGCGCATCCGCCGCTTCGAGGCGAAATGCATGGAACTCTACCAGGCGCAAACGATCAGGGGCTTCCTTCACCTTTACGACGGGCAGGAGGCCGTCGCGGTCGGGATCATGCAGGCGCTGGACGAGCGGGACGCCGTGGTCGCCACCTACCGCGATCACGGCCATGCGATCGCCCGCGGGCTGGGGATGGGGCCGATCATGGCCGAAATGTACGGCAAGCTTGAGGGGTGCAGCCGGGGCCGGGGCGGATCCATGCACCTGTTCGACCGCGCTTCGCGCTTCCTCGGCGGCAACGCCATCGTCGGCGGCGGGCTCCCGCTGGCGGTCGGCACCGCCATGGCCGACCAGCAGTTGCACCCCGGCGCCGCGACGGTGTGTTTCTTCGGAGAGGGCGCTGCCGGAGAGGGCGAATTCCACGAAAGCATGAACCTGGCTGCCCTGTGGAAGCTGCCTGTCCTGTTCGTGTGCGAGAACAATCTCTATGCCATGGGCGTGCCGCTGGAAGTGGCCGAGGCCGACACCGAGATCATCCACAAGGCCAAGGGTTACAACATGCCTGGCGAGCAGGTCGACGGCATGAACCCTGTGGCGGTCGAGGTCGCGGCGCGCCGAGCCGTGGAATCGATCCGGGCGGGCAACGGTCCCTGGTTCCTCGAATGCCGCACCTACCGTTTCCGCGCCCATTCCATGTTCGATGCCCAGCAGTATCGCACCAAGGAGGAAGTGGCGCACTGGAAGGAGCGCGATCCGATCGTGCGGATGCAGGCCTGGCTGCTGGAGGCGCACCTGATGACACCGGCGGAATTGGATGAGATCGAGGCGGCGGTCGATACCGAAGTCGCGGCCGCCGTCGCCTTTGCCGAAGCCGGGACCTGGGAGAGCGTGGACGAACTTGAGCGCTTCGTAACTATGGACGAGGTTCCATCGTGA
- a CDS encoding dihydrolipoamide acetyltransferase family protein, protein MSDFVMPSLGADMESGKLVEWLVKPGDAVHSGDVVAVVETHKGAIDVEIFENGTIAELVAREGETVPVGGVLAQLRSSAEAAVTAPGRPAPPPALGPAQKAGVPPVPDRSAPAGRIKVSPAARRLAAELGIDPEALSGTGVDGSVSLADVELARARGATAPAPLPSARKRGFDPAEMRRAIAAAVSRSKREIPHYYLSSTIDMAASLAWLAGYNEARPPGERMLAGALLLKATALALSKHPQLNGFWRDDAFVQAEDINIGWAISLRGGGLVAPAIHAVDRIPLPELMARLRDLVARARSGGLRSSELMDSTVTVTSLGERGADSVTGVIYPPQVAILGFGRISERPWISDGQIVSRPLVEVSIAADHRASDGHVGGLLLFAIEQLLQEPEKL, encoded by the coding sequence ATGAGCGATTTCGTGATGCCCTCGCTCGGCGCCGACATGGAAAGCGGCAAGCTGGTCGAATGGCTCGTGAAGCCGGGGGATGCCGTCCACAGTGGCGATGTCGTGGCGGTGGTCGAGACCCACAAGGGTGCGATCGACGTGGAGATATTTGAGAACGGTACCATCGCCGAACTCGTTGCGAGGGAAGGGGAAACCGTCCCGGTCGGTGGCGTGTTGGCGCAACTGCGGTCTTCGGCGGAAGCCGCAGTCACGGCCCCGGGGCGGCCTGCTCCGCCGCCTGCGCTAGGACCTGCGCAGAAAGCAGGCGTGCCGCCCGTTCCGGACCGGTCTGCGCCGGCCGGACGCATCAAGGTCTCACCCGCGGCAAGGCGCCTGGCGGCCGAATTGGGGATCGACCCGGAAGCGCTCTCTGGCACCGGGGTCGATGGTTCGGTTTCCCTCGCCGACGTCGAACTCGCGCGGGCCCGAGGCGCGACGGCGCCGGCGCCCTTGCCGTCTGCCCGCAAGCGTGGTTTTGATCCCGCCGAGATGCGCCGCGCCATCGCCGCGGCTGTGAGCCGTTCCAAGCGGGAAATACCCCATTATTATCTGTCGAGTACGATCGACATGGCAGCCTCGCTCGCTTGGCTAGCCGGCTACAACGAAGCCCGTCCTCCCGGCGAGCGCATGCTGGCCGGCGCACTTCTCCTGAAGGCCACGGCGCTCGCCTTGAGCAAACATCCTCAGCTCAACGGATTCTGGCGGGATGACGCATTCGTGCAGGCCGAGGACATTAATATCGGCTGGGCAATCTCTCTGCGTGGAGGTGGCCTAGTCGCGCCGGCGATCCATGCGGTGGACCGGATACCCCTGCCGGAATTGATGGCCAGGCTGCGCGATCTCGTTGCTCGCGCCCGCTCCGGAGGTCTGCGTAGCTCGGAACTGATGGACTCGACCGTAACCGTCACCAGCCTCGGCGAACGGGGCGCCGACAGCGTGACCGGAGTGATCTATCCGCCGCAGGTCGCCATATTGGGATTTGGCAGGATTTCCGAGCGTCCATGGATATCCGATGGTCAGATCGTGTCGCGCCCCTTGGTCGAGGTGTCGATTGCCGCGGATCATCGCGCCAGCGACGGCCACGTTGGCGGCCTGCTGCTGTTCGCCATCGAACAATTGTTGCAGGAGCCCGAGAAGCTGTGA
- the acsA gene encoding acetate--CoA ligase — MREGHSSDSGQPASALIAKNPASLTPPPHLLDYDRECAEFSWEKARALLDGLPQGRGLNIAHEAVDRHAAGPKADRVALRWIGKAGARRNLTYRELHEATNRFANALKAMDVERGERVFVLMGRLPELYVAVLGALKAGCVASPLFSAFGPEPIALRLEIGDGRVLVTTPGLFNRKVAAIRDQLPGLRHVILVGEEQAKGDGLHDWAEVVETADNDFVIAPTDPEDMALLHFTSGTTGRPKGAIHVHEAIVAHHVTGRYALDLHDDDVFWCTADPGWVTGTSYGILAPLTNGVTSIVLEAEFDAAMWLDILEQERVSIWYTAPTAIRMMMRQGTELARGRDLSALRFMASVGEPLNPEAVIWGQQAFGIPFHDNWWQTETGGIMISNFAALDIKPGSMGRPMPGIEAAIVRRLEDGDVSMIEEAMVDGELALRKGWPSMMRGYLHEEERYRKCFAGDWYLTGDLVRRDSDDYFWFVGRADDVIKSAGHLIGPFEVESALMEHPAVAEAAVIGKPDPTIGEMVKAFVSLRPGHLPDEAMRRELLGHARKCLGAAVAPKEIDFRENLPKTRSGKIMRRLLRARELGLPEGDLSTLESDER; from the coding sequence ATGAGGGAAGGGCACTCGAGTGATTCCGGCCAGCCCGCCAGCGCCTTGATCGCAAAGAATCCCGCAAGTCTGACCCCGCCTCCTCATCTGCTCGACTATGATCGCGAGTGCGCGGAATTCTCATGGGAAAAGGCCCGCGCCCTGCTCGATGGTCTGCCCCAGGGCAGGGGGCTCAACATCGCCCATGAAGCCGTCGATCGGCATGCCGCTGGCCCCAAAGCAGACAGAGTGGCCTTGCGCTGGATCGGAAAGGCGGGCGCTCGACGGAACCTCACCTATCGCGAACTTCACGAGGCGACGAATCGCTTCGCCAATGCCCTGAAGGCAATGGACGTGGAGCGGGGAGAGCGTGTATTCGTGCTGATGGGCCGGCTGCCCGAACTCTATGTGGCGGTGCTGGGCGCGCTCAAGGCGGGTTGCGTGGCATCTCCCCTGTTCTCGGCGTTCGGGCCCGAGCCGATTGCCCTTCGCCTGGAAATTGGCGATGGGCGCGTACTGGTCACAACTCCTGGTCTCTTTAACCGCAAGGTGGCCGCCATCCGCGACCAGCTCCCCGGTCTCAGGCATGTCATTCTGGTCGGCGAGGAGCAGGCCAAAGGCGACGGCTTGCACGACTGGGCGGAGGTGGTCGAAACCGCAGACAACGACTTTGTCATCGCCCCCACGGACCCCGAGGACATGGCGCTGCTGCATTTCACCAGCGGCACCACCGGCCGGCCGAAGGGGGCCATTCACGTCCATGAGGCAATCGTCGCCCATCACGTGACCGGACGCTATGCCCTGGACCTGCACGACGACGATGTCTTCTGGTGCACCGCAGATCCGGGCTGGGTCACCGGAACGAGCTATGGCATCCTTGCTCCACTGACCAACGGCGTGACTAGCATCGTCCTCGAGGCGGAATTCGATGCGGCGATGTGGCTCGACATCCTGGAGCAGGAGCGCGTCAGCATCTGGTATACTGCGCCCACCGCAATCCGGATGATGATGCGACAGGGAACGGAACTGGCCCGGGGGCGCGACCTTTCTGCGTTGCGTTTCATGGCCAGCGTCGGTGAGCCGCTCAACCCCGAGGCGGTCATCTGGGGCCAGCAGGCCTTCGGTATCCCCTTTCACGACAACTGGTGGCAGACGGAAACCGGCGGCATCATGATCTCCAACTTCGCTGCGCTGGACATCAAGCCCGGCTCGATGGGGCGGCCGATGCCCGGGATCGAGGCAGCGATCGTCCGGCGGCTTGAGGATGGCGACGTTTCGATGATCGAAGAAGCGATGGTTGACGGTGAGCTGGCGTTGCGGAAAGGCTGGCCGTCGATGATGCGCGGCTATCTCCATGAGGAGGAGCGCTACCGCAAATGCTTCGCCGGCGACTGGTACCTCACCGGCGATCTCGTCCGGCGCGACAGCGATGACTATTTCTGGTTCGTCGGCCGGGCGGACGACGTGATCAAGTCGGCCGGCCACCTGATCGGTCCGTTCGAAGTCGAAAGCGCACTCATGGAGCATCCCGCCGTGGCCGAGGCCGCGGTAATCGGAAAGCCCGACCCCACCATCGGCGAAATGGTCAAGGCTTTCGTGAGCCTGCGTCCCGGACACCTGCCGGACGAAGCCATGCGGCGCGAACTGCTGGGCCATGCCCGCAAGTGCCTGGGCGCCGCCGTCGCGCCCAAGGAGATCGACTTCCGCGAGAACCTGCCCAAGACCCGTTCGGGCAAGATCATGCGCCGACTGCTCAGGGCTCGCGAACTGGGCCTGCCCGAAGGCGACCTCTCGACGCTCGAAAGCGACGAGAGATGA